The following are encoded together in the Pseudomonas xantholysinigenes genome:
- a CDS encoding DUF423 domain-containing protein, translating to MLRSFLMLAAFFGFTGVALGAFAAHGLKSRLSADYLAIFHTGVTYQLVHALAIFGVALLSAHLPGRLVGWAGGLFALGILLFSGSLYVLTLSGLGKLGMITPLGGLCFLAGWLCLGLAAWRLG from the coding sequence ATGCTTCGCAGCTTCCTGATGCTCGCCGCGTTCTTCGGCTTTACCGGCGTCGCGCTCGGTGCCTTCGCCGCCCATGGCCTGAAAAGCCGGCTCAGTGCCGACTACCTGGCGATCTTCCATACCGGCGTCACCTACCAGCTGGTGCACGCCCTGGCGATCTTCGGCGTGGCGCTGCTGTCGGCGCACCTGCCCGGGCGCCTGGTTGGTTGGGCCGGCGGTCTGTTCGCGCTGGGCATCCTGCTGTTCTCCGGTAGCCTCTACGTCCTGACCCTGAGCGGCCTCGGCAAGCTCGGCATGATCACACCACTGGGCGGCCTGTGCTTCCTCGCCGGCTGGTTGTGCCTGGGCCTGGCCGCCTGGCGCCTGGGCTGA
- the mtgA gene encoding monofunctional biosynthetic peptidoglycan transglycosylase has protein sequence MLSSLLRRLYRALLWFAAGSIAVVLVLRWVPPPGTALMVERKVESWVSGEPIDLQRDWTPWADISDELKVAVIAGEDQKFASHWGFDIPAIQAALAYNERGGKVRGASTLTQQVAKNLFLWSGRSWLRKGLEAWFTALIELFWSKERILEVYLNSAEWGKGVFGAQAAARYHFGVDASRLTRQQAAQLAAVLPSPIKWSAGKPSAYVASRAGWIRRQMSQLGGPSYLMQLDASRKL, from the coding sequence ATGCTGTCATCCCTACTCCGCCGTCTCTACCGCGCCTTGCTCTGGTTCGCCGCCGGCAGTATTGCCGTGGTCCTGGTTCTGCGCTGGGTCCCGCCGCCGGGCACGGCGCTGATGGTCGAGCGCAAGGTGGAGTCGTGGGTCAGCGGCGAGCCGATCGACCTGCAGCGCGACTGGACGCCCTGGGCAGATATCTCCGATGAGCTGAAAGTGGCAGTGATCGCCGGCGAAGATCAGAAGTTCGCCAGCCACTGGGGCTTCGATATCCCGGCGATCCAGGCCGCGCTGGCCTACAACGAGCGTGGCGGCAAGGTGCGCGGCGCCAGCACCCTTACCCAGCAAGTCGCCAAGAACCTGTTCCTGTGGTCCGGGCGTAGCTGGTTGCGCAAGGGCCTGGAAGCCTGGTTCACCGCGCTGATCGAGTTGTTCTGGTCGAAAGAGCGGATCCTCGAGGTGTACCTGAACAGCGCCGAGTGGGGCAAGGGCGTGTTCGGTGCCCAGGCGGCGGCGCGTTATCACTTCGGTGTGGATGCCAGCCGACTGACGCGGCAACAGGCCGCACAGTTGGCGGCGGTGCTGCCGAGCCCGATCAAGTGGAGTGCTGGCAAGCCGAGTGCCTATGTAGCCAGCCGGGCGGGATGGATCCGTCGGCAGATGAGTCAGCTGGGTGGGCCGAGCTACCTGATGCAGCTGGATGCTTCGCGCAAGCTTTGA
- the rpoH gene encoding RNA polymerase sigma factor RpoH, whose product MTNSLQPAYALVPGANLEAYVHTVNSIPLLTPEQERELAERLFYEQDLEAARQMVMAHLRFVVHIARSYAGYGLAQADLIQEGNVGLMKAVKRFNPEMGVRLVSFAVHWIKAEIHEFILRNWRIVKVATTKAQRKLFFNLRSQKKRLAWLNNDEVHRVAESLGVEPREVREMESRLSGQDMAFDPAAEADDDSAFQSPAHYLEDHRYDPAVQLEDADWSDNSTSNLHEALQGLDDRSRDILYQRWLAEEKATLHELAEKYSVSAERIRQLEKNAMNKVKALITI is encoded by the coding sequence ATGACCAATTCGTTGCAACCTGCCTATGCCCTGGTTCCCGGTGCAAACCTGGAAGCCTATGTGCACACGGTGAACAGCATCCCCTTGCTGACACCGGAGCAGGAGCGTGAACTGGCCGAGCGTCTCTTCTACGAGCAGGATCTCGAGGCCGCTCGGCAAATGGTGATGGCCCACCTGCGTTTCGTTGTCCACATCGCCCGTAGCTACGCAGGCTACGGGCTGGCCCAGGCCGACCTGATCCAGGAAGGCAACGTCGGCCTGATGAAAGCGGTAAAGCGCTTCAACCCGGAGATGGGCGTGCGTCTGGTGTCCTTCGCGGTGCACTGGATCAAGGCTGAGATCCACGAGTTCATCCTGCGCAACTGGCGCATCGTCAAGGTGGCCACCACCAAGGCCCAGCGCAAGCTGTTCTTCAACCTGCGCAGCCAGAAGAAGCGCCTGGCCTGGTTGAACAACGACGAAGTGCATCGCGTGGCCGAGAGCCTCGGCGTCGAGCCCCGTGAAGTGCGCGAGATGGAAAGCCGTCTGAGCGGCCAGGACATGGCGTTCGATCCGGCGGCCGAAGCCGACGACGACAGTGCCTTCCAGTCGCCGGCGCATTACCTGGAAGACCACCGTTACGACCCGGCCGTGCAGCTGGAAGACGCTGACTGGAGCGACAACTCCACCAGCAACCTGCATGAGGCCCTGCAGGGCCTGGATGACCGCAGTCGCGACATCCTCTACCAGCGTTGGCTGGCCGAGGAGAAAGCCACCTTGCATGAGCTGGCCGAGAAGTACAGCGTGTCGGCCGAGCGGATTCGTCAGCTTGAAAAGAACGCGATGAACAAGGTCAAGGCATTGATTACTATCTGA
- the ftsX gene encoding permease-like cell division protein FtsX yields the protein MSTTRTPKVSERVAPKAADPQPGKSKRGDHDDDGPDFRTLLHAWLESHRASLADSLRRLGKQPIGSFFTCLVMAVALSMPMGLSLLLKNVEKLGGSWQRAAQISLYLKLDASSRDGEALRDEIKGMPGVAEAQYVSREQALEEFQQQSGLGEALRELPDNPLPGVVVVTPTEVDKPALEALRQRLSELPRVEAAQLDLVWVERLAAILKLGDRFVFGLAVMLISALLLVIGNTIRLHIENRRVEIEVIKLVGGTDSYVRRPFLYMGALYGLGAGVLAWGILAFGLNWLNDAVVGLSGLYGSDFALGGVPAADGLSLLIGAVLLGYIGAWIAVARHLNELAPR from the coding sequence ATGAGCACCACACGTACACCCAAGGTTTCCGAGCGCGTCGCGCCGAAGGCCGCCGACCCGCAACCGGGCAAGAGCAAGCGCGGCGATCATGACGACGATGGCCCGGACTTCCGTACCCTGCTGCACGCCTGGCTGGAAAGCCACCGTGCGAGCCTGGCCGACAGCCTGCGCCGCCTGGGTAAGCAGCCGATCGGCAGCTTCTTCACCTGCCTGGTAATGGCGGTGGCCCTGAGCATGCCCATGGGCTTGTCGCTGCTGCTGAAGAACGTCGAGAAACTCGGCGGTTCGTGGCAGCGCGCGGCGCAGATTTCGCTGTACCTCAAGCTCGATGCCAGCAGCCGCGATGGCGAGGCCCTGCGCGACGAGATCAAGGGCATGCCGGGCGTTGCCGAGGCCCAGTACGTCAGCCGCGAACAGGCGCTGGAAGAGTTCCAGCAGCAGTCCGGGCTGGGCGAGGCCCTGCGCGAACTGCCGGACAACCCGCTGCCTGGCGTGGTGGTGGTGACCCCGACCGAGGTCGACAAGCCCGCCTTGGAGGCCCTGCGTCAGCGCCTGTCGGAGCTGCCGCGGGTCGAGGCGGCCCAGTTGGACCTGGTGTGGGTCGAGCGTCTGGCCGCGATCCTCAAGCTCGGTGACCGGTTTGTCTTTGGCTTGGCGGTGATGTTGATTTCCGCGCTGCTGTTAGTAATTGGTAACACCATTCGTCTACATATTGAAAACCGCCGTGTCGAGATCGAAGTGATCAAGCTGGTGGGCGGCACCGACAGCTACGTGCGCCGGCCGTTCCTCTACATGGGTGCGCTGTACGGCCTGGGTGCCGGCGTGCTGGCCTGGGGCATCCTGGCGTTCGGCCTGAACTGGCTCAACGACGCGGTGGTCGGGCTGTCCGGCTTGTACGGCAGTGATTTCGCCCTGGGTGGCGTTCCCGCTGCGGACGGTCTTTCACTCTTGATCGGCGCGGTGCTGTTGGGGTATATCGGTGCATGGATCGCGGTGGCTCGCCACCTGAACGAGCTGGCGCCGCGATAA
- the ftsE gene encoding cell division ATP-binding protein FtsE, with the protein MIRFEQVAKRYPNGHVGLHELSFRARRGEFLFVTGHSGAGKSTLLRLLLAMERPTSGKLLLAGQDLGQISNAQIPFLRRQIGVVFQNHQLLFDRTVFNNIALPLQILGLSKAEIAKRVDSALERVSLTDKGELFPADLSTGQQQRVGIARAIVHQPALLLADEPTGNLDPRLAAEIMGVFEDINRLGTTVLIASHDLALIARMRHRMLTLQRGRLIGDGEAGQ; encoded by the coding sequence ATGATCCGATTCGAACAGGTAGCCAAGCGCTATCCCAACGGCCATGTCGGCCTGCACGAACTGAGCTTCCGGGCGCGTCGTGGCGAGTTCCTGTTCGTCACCGGCCACTCCGGCGCCGGCAAGAGCACCCTGCTGCGCCTGCTGCTGGCCATGGAACGTCCGACCAGCGGCAAGCTGCTGCTGGCCGGCCAGGACCTGGGCCAGATCAGCAACGCGCAGATTCCGTTCCTGCGCCGGCAGATCGGCGTGGTGTTCCAGAACCACCAGCTGTTGTTCGACCGCACGGTGTTCAACAACATCGCCCTGCCGCTGCAAATCCTCGGGTTGTCCAAGGCCGAGATCGCCAAACGCGTGGACTCGGCGTTGGAGCGCGTGTCGTTGACCGACAAGGGCGAATTGTTCCCGGCCGACCTGTCCACCGGCCAGCAGCAGCGCGTCGGCATTGCCCGCGCCATCGTCCACCAGCCGGCATTGCTGCTGGCGGACGAACCCACCGGTAACCTCGACCCGCGCCTGGCCGCCGAGATCATGGGCGTGTTCGAAGACATCAACCGCCTGGGCACCACTGTCTTGATCGCCAGTCACGACCTGGCGCTGATCGCGCGCATGCGCCACCGCATGCTGACGCTGCAACGCGGCCGCTTGATCGGCGATGGGGAGGCCGGGCAATGA
- the ftsY gene encoding signal recognition particle-docking protein FtsY, with protein sequence MFGSNDDKKAPAAAGEKKGLFSWFRKKPEQPVAEQPQSPQPPVEAPVVPQPAVEQPAPVAEAPQPAPVIAPVEPEPAVAPQPAPVVEAPQPVPVEAPAEPEPFALPQAPQPPVAAGLPANAADLQTLVAEPTPAAPVSNLVLPVAEEPVALVPDLEPKTPPAIPERPVPEAVAAEPAPVLESQAPVAPAPAAVEPAPVAAEPAKPGFFARLKQGLSKTSASIGEGMASLFLGKKVIDDDLLDEIETRLLTADVGVEATSTIVQNLTQKVARKQLADADALYKSLQDELAALLRPVEQPLKIEAQNKPYVILVVGVNGAGKTTTIGKLAKKLQLEGKKVMLAAGDTFRAAAVEQLQVWGERNQIPVIAQHTGADSASVIFDAVQAAKARNVDVLIADTAGRLHTKDNLMEELKKVRRVMGKLDAEAPHEVLLVLDAGTGQNAISQAKYFNQSVELTGLALTKLDGTAKGGVIFALAKQFNIPIRFIGVGEGIDDLRTFEAEPFVKALFAEREPS encoded by the coding sequence ATGTTTGGTTCCAACGACGACAAAAAAGCGCCGGCCGCGGCTGGCGAGAAGAAAGGCCTGTTCAGCTGGTTCCGCAAGAAGCCGGAGCAACCTGTCGCCGAACAGCCGCAAAGCCCACAACCGCCGGTCGAGGCACCGGTGGTGCCGCAACCCGCCGTCGAGCAGCCCGCTCCGGTGGCCGAGGCGCCACAGCCGGCACCGGTAATCGCGCCGGTCGAACCTGAGCCTGCCGTTGCGCCTCAGCCTGCCCCGGTGGTCGAAGCACCCCAGCCTGTGCCAGTAGAGGCCCCAGCCGAGCCTGAGCCATTCGCTCTGCCGCAAGCGCCGCAGCCCCCTGTGGCAGCGGGCTTGCCCGCGAATGCTGCGGACCTGCAAACGCTGGTGGCCGAGCCAACACCCGCCGCGCCAGTGAGCAACTTGGTGCTGCCGGTCGCGGAAGAGCCGGTGGCACTGGTGCCTGACCTTGAGCCCAAGACCCCGCCCGCTATCCCCGAACGACCGGTCCCCGAAGCGGTGGCGGCTGAACCCGCCCCTGTGCTCGAGTCACAAGCGCCTGTCGCTCCCGCTCCGGCTGCCGTGGAACCGGCTCCAGTCGCTGCCGAGCCCGCCAAGCCAGGCTTCTTCGCCCGCCTCAAGCAAGGCCTGTCGAAGACCAGCGCCAGCATCGGCGAGGGCATGGCCAGCCTGTTCCTGGGCAAGAAAGTCATCGATGACGACCTGCTCGACGAGATCGAAACCCGCCTGCTGACCGCCGACGTTGGCGTCGAGGCCACCTCGACCATCGTCCAGAACCTCACGCAAAAGGTCGCCCGCAAGCAATTGGCCGACGCCGACGCGTTGTACAAGTCGCTGCAGGACGAGCTGGCCGCGCTGCTGCGCCCGGTTGAGCAACCGCTGAAGATCGAGGCGCAGAACAAGCCGTACGTGATCCTCGTGGTTGGCGTGAACGGCGCCGGCAAGACCACCACCATCGGCAAGCTGGCCAAGAAGCTGCAGCTCGAAGGCAAGAAGGTCATGCTCGCCGCTGGCGACACCTTCCGCGCCGCCGCGGTGGAACAGCTGCAAGTGTGGGGCGAGCGCAACCAGATCCCGGTGATCGCCCAGCACACCGGCGCCGACTCGGCCTCGGTGATCTTCGACGCCGTGCAGGCCGCCAAGGCCCGTAACGTCGATGTGCTGATCGCCGACACCGCCGGTCGCCTGCACACCAAGGACAACCTGATGGAGGAGCTGAAGAAGGTCCGTCGGGTCATGGGCAAGCTCGATGCCGAGGCGCCGCACGAGGTGCTGCTGGTGCTCGATGCCGGTACCGGGCAGAACGCCATCAGCCAGGCCAAGTACTTCAACCAGAGCGTCGAGTTGACCGGCCTGGCCCTGACCAAGCTGGACGGCACCGCCAAGGGCGGGGTGATCTTCGCCCTGGCCAAGCAGTTCAACATCCCGATTCGCTTCATCGGCGTGGGCGAAGGCATCGACGACCTGCGCACCTTCGAGGCCGAACCTTTCGTCAAGGCGCTGTTCGCCGAGCGGGAACCTTCATGA
- a CDS encoding M16 family metallopeptidase: MNALARRAAGLLLGTLCLPLATFAADVQPTHEFILDNGLKVVVREDHRAPVVVSQIWYKVGSSYETPGQTGLSHALEHMMFKGSAKVGPGEASRILRDLGAEENAFTSDDYTAYYQVLARDRLPVAFELEADRLASLRLPADEFSREIEVIKEERRLRTDDQPNAKAFELFRAMAYPASGYHTPTIGWMADLERMKVEELRHWYESWYAPNNATLVVVGDVKPDEVKALAQKYFGPIPKRAVPPSKLPLELAEPGQRLLTLHLRTQLPSLIYGFNVPALATAKDPRSVNALRLISALLDGGYSARMPARLERGQELVAGASSSYNAFTRGDSLFMISATPNVQKHKTLAEVEKGVWQLLDELKTTPPSAEELERVRAQVIAGLVYDRDSISSQATTIGQLETVGLSWKLIDSELDDLKRVTPQDIQDAARTYFTRERLSVAHVLPEESAHE, from the coding sequence ATGAATGCTCTAGCCCGCCGCGCCGCAGGCCTGTTGCTCGGCACCTTGTGCCTGCCGCTTGCGACTTTTGCCGCCGATGTGCAGCCCACCCATGAATTCATCCTCGACAACGGCCTGAAAGTGGTCGTGCGCGAGGATCACCGCGCCCCGGTGGTGGTCTCGCAGATCTGGTACAAGGTCGGCTCCAGCTACGAGACTCCGGGCCAGACCGGCCTGTCCCATGCCCTGGAACACATGATGTTCAAGGGCAGCGCCAAGGTTGGTCCCGGCGAGGCCTCGCGCATCCTGCGCGACCTCGGCGCCGAGGAAAACGCCTTCACCAGCGACGACTACACCGCCTATTACCAAGTGCTGGCCCGCGACCGCCTGCCGGTGGCCTTCGAACTCGAGGCCGACCGCCTGGCCAGCCTGCGCCTGCCCGCCGACGAGTTCAGCCGGGAAATCGAGGTAATCAAGGAAGAGCGCCGCCTGCGCACCGACGACCAGCCCAACGCCAAGGCCTTCGAGCTGTTCCGCGCCATGGCCTACCCGGCCAGCGGCTACCACACCCCGACCATCGGCTGGATGGCCGACCTCGAGCGCATGAAGGTCGAGGAGCTGCGACACTGGTACGAATCCTGGTACGCGCCGAACAACGCCACCCTGGTGGTGGTCGGCGACGTCAAGCCCGACGAAGTGAAGGCCCTGGCGCAGAAGTACTTTGGCCCTATCCCCAAACGCGCCGTGCCGCCGAGCAAGCTGCCGCTGGAGTTGGCCGAACCCGGCCAGCGCCTGTTGACCCTGCATCTGCGCACGCAACTTCCCAGCCTGATCTACGGTTTCAACGTCCCGGCCCTGGCCACCGCCAAGGACCCGCGCAGCGTCAACGCCCTGCGCCTGATCTCGGCGTTGCTCGACGGCGGCTACAGCGCGCGCATGCCGGCACGGCTGGAGCGCGGCCAAGAGCTGGTGGCGGGCGCTTCGTCCAGCTACAACGCCTTCACCCGCGGCGACAGCCTGTTCATGATCTCGGCCACGCCCAACGTGCAAAAGCACAAGACCCTGGCCGAGGTCGAGAAAGGCGTCTGGCAACTGCTCGACGAACTCAAGACCACCCCGCCCAGCGCCGAAGAACTGGAACGCGTGCGCGCCCAGGTCATCGCCGGCCTGGTCTACGACCGCGACTCCATCAGCAGCCAGGCCACCACCATTGGCCAGCTGGAAACCGTCGGCCTGTCCTGGAAACTGATCGACAGCGAGCTCGACGACCTCAAGCGCGTCACCCCGCAGGACATCCAGGACGCCGCCCGCACCTATTTCACCCGCGAACGCCTGAGCGTTGCCCATGTACTGCCCGAGGAGTCCGCTCATGAGTGA
- a CDS encoding M16 family metallopeptidase, whose product MSDRSAPRYTLFGLAIIVLVVALAVLLARPAQSDNQATPDTAARPANTLQSLAELDGKAPSRRQLDIQHWTTAEGARVLFVEARELPMFDLRLTFAAGSSQDGSVPGLATLTNAMLNEGVAGKDVTAIAEGFEGLGADFGNGSYRDMAVASLRSLSAVDKREPALKLFTEVVGKPTFPEDALTRIKNQMLAGFEYEKQNPGKIAGKTLFANLYGNHPYAHPSDGTAQTIPGITLAQLRAFHAKAYSAGNAVIALVGDLSRGEAEAIAAQVSAGLPKGPALAKPGQPVAPKPGVTHVDFPSKQTHLMLAELGIDRNDPDWAALSLGNQILGGGAFGTRLMSEVREKRGLTYGVYSVFSPMQVRGPFMINLQTRAELSEGTLKLVQDILAEYLKNGPTQQELDDAKRELAGSFPLSNASNASIVGQLGAIGFYDLPLSWLEDFMQQSQALTVEQVKTAMNKHLAADQLVIVTVGPKVAQQPLPAPTDKPAEQPLGVPEH is encoded by the coding sequence ATGAGTGATCGCAGCGCACCGCGCTACACCTTGTTCGGCCTGGCGATCATCGTGCTGGTGGTGGCCCTCGCGGTGCTGCTGGCCCGCCCGGCCCAGTCCGACAACCAGGCCACGCCAGACACCGCGGCCCGCCCGGCCAACACCCTGCAGTCGCTGGCCGAGCTCGATGGCAAGGCGCCGAGCCGGCGCCAGTTGGACATCCAGCACTGGACCACCGCCGAAGGCGCCCGCGTGTTGTTCGTCGAAGCCCGCGAGCTGCCGATGTTCGACCTGCGCCTGACCTTCGCCGCCGGCAGCAGCCAGGACGGCAGCGTCCCGGGCCTGGCCACCTTGACCAACGCCATGCTCAACGAGGGCGTTGCCGGCAAGGACGTGACCGCCATCGCCGAAGGCTTCGAAGGCCTGGGCGCCGACTTCGGCAACGGTTCCTACCGCGACATGGCGGTGGCCTCGCTGCGCAGCCTCAGCGCCGTCGACAAGCGCGAGCCGGCGCTCAAGCTGTTCACCGAGGTGGTGGGCAAGCCGACCTTCCCCGAAGATGCCCTCACGCGCATCAAGAACCAGATGCTCGCCGGTTTCGAATACGAGAAGCAGAACCCGGGCAAGATCGCCGGCAAGACGCTGTTCGCCAACCTCTACGGCAATCACCCCTACGCCCACCCCAGCGATGGCACCGCGCAGACCATCCCCGGCATCACCCTGGCGCAACTGCGCGCGTTCCACGCCAAGGCCTACAGCGCCGGCAACGCGGTGATCGCCCTGGTCGGCGACCTCAGCCGCGGCGAGGCCGAGGCCATTGCCGCCCAGGTCTCCGCCGGGCTGCCCAAAGGCCCGGCCCTGGCCAAGCCCGGGCAACCAGTGGCGCCCAAGCCGGGCGTGACCCATGTCGACTTCCCGTCCAAGCAGACCCACCTGATGCTGGCCGAGCTTGGCATCGACCGTAACGATCCGGACTGGGCCGCCCTGTCGCTGGGCAACCAGATCCTCGGCGGTGGCGCCTTCGGCACCCGCTTGATGAGCGAAGTGCGCGAGAAGCGCGGCCTGACCTACGGCGTGTACTCGGTGTTCAGCCCGATGCAGGTGCGCGGCCCGTTCATGATCAACCTGCAGACCCGCGCCGAACTCAGCGAAGGCACGCTCAAGCTGGTCCAGGACATCCTCGCCGAGTACCTGAAGAATGGCCCCACCCAGCAAGAGCTGGACGACGCCAAGCGTGAACTGGCCGGCAGCTTCCCGCTGTCCAATGCCAGCAATGCCAGCATCGTCGGCCAACTGGGCGCGATCGGCTTCTACGACCTGCCACTGAGCTGGCTGGAAGATTTCATGCAGCAATCCCAGGCGCTGACTGTCGAGCAGGTCAAGACCGCGATGAACAAGCACCTCGCGGCGGACCAGCTGGTGATCGTCACCGTCGGCCCGAAAGTGGCGCAACAGCCGCTGCCGGCCCCCACTGACAAACCCGCCGAGCAACCGCTCGGTGTACCGGAGCACTAA
- the rsmD gene encoding 16S rRNA (guanine(966)-N(2))-methyltransferase RsmD, producing the protein MARPNTPARPAPGASKGPGQLRIIAGEWRSRRLAVPEGDGLRPTPDRVRETLFNWLAPYIEGAQVLDAFTGSGALVLEALSRGAEDAVALDSNPAAIANLKHNLELLRCPRGQILQTDALRYLQGPTKQQFDVVFLDPPFHQDLLANTCNLLEQGQWLREQAWIYTESEAAPSSLPMPGNWRLHREKKTGQVHYALWQRTATDQ; encoded by the coding sequence ATGGCAAGACCCAACACCCCCGCGCGCCCGGCCCCGGGCGCCAGCAAGGGCCCCGGCCAGCTGCGCATCATCGCCGGCGAGTGGCGCAGCCGCCGCCTGGCCGTGCCGGAAGGCGACGGCCTGCGTCCGACCCCCGATCGTGTACGCGAGACCTTGTTCAACTGGCTGGCACCCTACATCGAGGGCGCCCAGGTGCTCGACGCCTTCACCGGCAGCGGCGCGCTGGTGCTCGAGGCGCTGTCGCGTGGCGCCGAGGATGCCGTGGCGCTGGACAGCAACCCGGCGGCCATCGCCAACCTCAAGCACAACCTCGAGCTGTTGCGCTGCCCGCGCGGACAGATCCTGCAGACCGACGCCCTGCGCTACCTGCAAGGTCCGACCAAGCAGCAATTCGACGTGGTGTTCCTCGACCCGCCGTTCCACCAGGACCTGCTGGCCAATACCTGCAACCTGCTGGAACAGGGCCAGTGGCTGCGCGAACAGGCGTGGATCTACACCGAAAGCGAAGCCGCCCCTTCCTCACTGCCGATGCCGGGCAACTGGCGCCTGCACCGCGAGAAAAAGACCGGCCAGGTGCACTACGCCCTGTGGCAGCGGACGGCAACCGACCAATAG
- a CDS encoding hydrolase, with amino-acid sequence MPSLTATFRPATGLSNPHLQTLWGPLWRKLPDLSRQRERLWLADGDFLDLDWHGPHQPDAPLVLVLHGLTGSSHSPYVKGLQQALQAQGWASVAVNWRGCSGEPNLLARSYHSGASEDLAETIRHLRAQRPLAPLYAVGYSLGGNVLLKYLGESGSASQLEAAVAVSVPFRLDQCADRIGQGFSKIYQAHFMREMLAYVQDKQRHFRDQGHHQGLAEIERLGPLRNLRTFWDFDGRVTAPLNGFSDAHDYYRRASSRYYLGENRTPTLIIQSSDDPFVFDHSLPNAHELAAGTQFELHSRGGHVGFVDGSLRNPGYYLERRIPQWLLEGR; translated from the coding sequence ATGCCCAGCCTCACCGCCACCTTCCGCCCGGCCACCGGCCTGTCCAACCCCCACCTGCAAACCTTGTGGGGGCCGCTGTGGCGCAAGCTTCCCGACCTGTCACGCCAGCGCGAACGGCTGTGGCTGGCCGACGGCGACTTCCTCGACCTCGACTGGCACGGCCCGCACCAGCCCGACGCACCGCTGGTGCTGGTGCTGCACGGTCTGACCGGTTCATCCCACTCCCCATACGTCAAAGGTTTGCAGCAAGCACTGCAGGCGCAAGGCTGGGCCAGCGTCGCGGTGAACTGGCGTGGTTGCTCGGGCGAACCCAACCTGCTGGCGCGTAGTTACCACTCTGGGGCGAGCGAGGACCTGGCCGAAACCATCCGCCACTTGCGCGCCCAACGACCGCTGGCACCGCTGTACGCCGTGGGCTATTCGCTCGGTGGCAACGTGCTGCTCAAGTATCTGGGCGAAAGTGGTTCGGCCAGCCAATTGGAAGCGGCGGTGGCGGTGTCGGTACCTTTTCGCCTGGACCAATGCGCCGACCGCATCGGCCAAGGGTTTTCCAAGATCTACCAGGCGCACTTCATGCGCGAGATGCTGGCCTACGTGCAGGACAAGCAGCGGCATTTTCGCGACCAGGGCCACCATCAAGGGCTGGCCGAGATCGAACGCCTGGGGCCTTTGCGCAACCTGCGGACCTTCTGGGACTTCGATGGACGGGTAACCGCGCCGCTCAACGGTTTCAGCGATGCCCACGATTACTATCGGCGCGCCTCGAGCCGCTATTACCTGGGCGAGAACCGCACGCCGACGCTGATCATCCAGTCCAGCGACGATCCATTCGTGTTCGACCATAGCCTGCCAAACGCCCATGAGCTGGCGGCAGGGACACAGTTCGAATTGCACAGCCGAGGCGGCCATGTCGGTTTTGTCGACGGCAGCCTGCGCAATCCGGGGTATTACCTGGAGCGGCGGATTCCGCAGTGGCTTCTGGAAGGTCGATAA
- a CDS encoding IS110 family transposase gives MSVFVGVDVAKKSFDIAIPLPNGKMRTKAKLSNDPGGFRQFSDWLERHAEPGAWIVMEATGIYHEALAEHCHNQGYRVCILNPAVIAKFADVELRRVKTDKADAKVIAAYGQQKAVSLRQWEPEPPAQRRLRALVRRLDDLKEMRQMEQNRLDVALDAVQQSIQDVIGHINEELEKTRKAIEQTIDDDPDLRKRRELITSIDGLGDTTATLLLAELGDPLKYQSPSAIVAFSGLNPVVQQSGEFIGKSTISRTGASRLRAGLWMSGTVSIRHNPVVKELAERLSSRHKAYKQIVCAAMRKLLHLVYGVVKSGIPFDPKIPLAG, from the coding sequence ATGTCCGTCTTTGTTGGCGTTGATGTCGCCAAAAAATCTTTCGACATTGCCATCCCGCTCCCCAATGGCAAGATGCGCACCAAAGCCAAGCTGTCCAATGATCCTGGAGGGTTCAGGCAGTTTAGCGACTGGCTTGAGCGCCATGCTGAACCAGGCGCCTGGATTGTTATGGAGGCTACAGGCATCTATCACGAAGCGCTGGCCGAGCACTGTCACAACCAAGGTTATCGGGTGTGCATTCTGAACCCGGCGGTGATTGCGAAATTCGCTGACGTGGAGCTTCGGCGCGTCAAAACAGATAAGGCTGACGCCAAAGTCATTGCTGCCTATGGCCAACAAAAGGCTGTCTCGCTTCGCCAGTGGGAGCCTGAGCCCCCTGCGCAGCGCCGCTTGCGTGCTCTGGTGCGGCGACTGGACGACCTCAAGGAAATGCGCCAGATGGAGCAGAATCGTTTGGATGTCGCACTAGATGCGGTACAGCAGTCGATTCAAGACGTAATCGGGCACATCAACGAAGAGCTGGAAAAGACCAGGAAGGCCATCGAGCAGACGATCGATGATGATCCAGACCTGCGCAAGCGACGTGAGCTGATTACCTCGATTGATGGTTTGGGTGACACCACTGCTACGTTGCTGCTCGCCGAACTGGGCGATCCACTGAAATACCAAAGCCCTTCTGCGATTGTCGCGTTTTCAGGCTTAAACCCAGTGGTGCAGCAATCGGGAGAGTTCATAGGTAAGAGCACTATTTCGCGTACAGGCGCCTCAAGGCTGCGTGCAGGCTTGTGGATGTCAGGCACTGTCTCAATCAGACATAACCCTGTTGTGAAGGAACTGGCAGAGCGGTTGAGCAGCCGGCACAAAGCTTACAAACAGATCGTCTGCGCGGCGATGCGCAAGCTGCTGCACCTGGTTTACGGGGTGGTGAAGTCGGGGATACCGTTTGACCCCAAAATCCCTCTTGCGGGGTGA